The Coprobacter tertius genome includes a region encoding these proteins:
- a CDS encoding UDP-N-acetylmuramoyl-L-alanyl-D-glutamate--2,6-diaminopimelate ligase produces the protein MKLETLIQRISTRKIVGELEKWVIGIESDSRKIKEKFLFIAVKGTETDGHQYIDKAIEQGATAIVCQELPDNFATGITYIQVEDSAQALGELASAWYGYPSEKLILTGVTGTNGKTTTATLLYELFRLFGEKTGLLSTVCNYIDTVAIPATHTTPDPLMLNKLLRDMVDAGCTYAFMEVSSHSAHQKRIAGLDFNGGIFTNLTRDHLDYHKTVDEYLKAKKMFFDGLKAGSFALTNIDDKAGMVMLQNTRAKKYTYSLRSLANFKGRIIESRLDGTTMEINGREVEVRFVGKFNAYNLLAVYGAACLLGRSPEEVLVKMSLLVPVAGRFQTLHSPDKFTVIIDYAHTPDALNNVLGAIHGVLEGKGKIITVVGAGGNRDKGKRPLMAREAVSSSDRVILTSDNPRNEEPTDIINDMLTGLEPVQRKKVLTIPDRREAIRTALLLACEGDVVLIAGKGHENYQEIKGVKHHFEDKEEVEKIFNGFI, from the coding sequence ATGAAATTAGAAACATTAATACAACGCATATCTACCCGAAAGATCGTCGGAGAACTCGAGAAATGGGTTATAGGGATCGAATCGGATTCCCGCAAGATTAAAGAAAAATTTCTCTTTATCGCCGTTAAAGGTACTGAAACCGACGGTCACCAATACATCGACAAAGCGATAGAGCAAGGAGCCACAGCCATAGTATGCCAAGAGCTACCCGATAATTTCGCAACCGGCATAACTTATATACAGGTGGAGGATAGTGCACAAGCTTTAGGCGAATTAGCCTCGGCATGGTATGGCTATCCTTCTGAAAAATTAATACTTACCGGAGTTACAGGAACTAACGGGAAAACAACCACCGCAACCCTGTTATACGAACTTTTCCGCCTTTTCGGTGAAAAAACCGGTTTGCTTTCTACCGTTTGCAATTATATAGATACAGTCGCTATTCCGGCTACCCACACAACCCCGGATCCTCTTATGCTGAACAAGCTTTTGCGTGACATGGTCGATGCAGGTTGTACATACGCATTTATGGAAGTAAGTTCGCACTCGGCACATCAGAAGAGAATTGCCGGTCTCGATTTTAACGGTGGAATTTTTACTAATCTTACCCGCGATCACCTCGACTATCACAAAACGGTAGATGAATATCTGAAAGCAAAAAAAATGTTCTTCGACGGACTGAAGGCAGGATCTTTCGCATTAACAAATATCGACGACAAGGCCGGAATGGTTATGTTACAAAACACCCGGGCTAAAAAATATACCTACTCTTTACGGTCACTGGCCAATTTTAAAGGACGTATTATAGAAAGCCGTCTCGACGGGACGACGATGGAAATAAACGGCCGTGAAGTCGAAGTACGTTTTGTAGGCAAGTTTAATGCTTATAATCTGCTTGCAGTTTACGGAGCTGCTTGCTTGCTTGGTCGCTCACCGGAAGAAGTCCTCGTAAAAATGAGTTTACTGGTTCCTGTTGCAGGACGCTTTCAAACCTTGCATTCTCCGGACAAATTCACAGTTATCATCGATTACGCTCATACTCCCGATGCTCTGAATAATGTATTGGGAGCTATACACGGAGTATTAGAAGGAAAAGGCAAAATAATAACCGTTGTAGGAGCTGGCGGAAATAGAGACAAAGGGAAACGACCTCTAATGGCACGCGAGGCGGTAAGTTCAAGCGACAGGGTAATTCTCACATCGGACAATCCCCGTAATGAAGAACCGACCGATATCATTAACGATATGCTTACTGGTCTCGAACCGGTACAACGAAAAAAGGTACTGACAATTCCCGACCGCAGAGAAGCCATCCGAACAGCTTTACTGTTGGCATGCGAAGGAGATGTTGTCCTCATCGCCGGAAAAGGCCATGAGAATTATCAGGAAATTAAGGGAGTAAAACATCATTTCGAAGACAAAGAAGAAGTAGAAAAAATATTCAACGGTTTTATTTAA